From a single Calothrix sp. NIES-2098 genomic region:
- a CDS encoding glutamine synthetase, type I, with amino-acid sequence MTTPQEVLKLIQDQKIQMIDLKFIDTPGTWQHLTVYYNQIDESSFTDGVPFDGSSIRGWKGIEESDMTMVLDPNTAWIDPFMKEPTLSIICSIKEPRTGEWYNRCPRVIAQKAVDYLVSTGIGDTAFLGPEAEFFIFDDARFDQTANAGYYYVDSVEGRWNSGKDEGPNLAYKPRFKEGYFPVAPTDTFQDIRTEMLLTMAACGVPIEKQHHEVATGGQCELGFRFGKLVEAADWLMTYKYVIKNVAKKYGKTVTFMPKPLFGDNGSGMHTHQSIWKDGKPLFAGDKYAGLSETALYYIGGILKHAPALLAITNPTTNSYKRLVPGYEAPVNLAYSQGNRSASVRIPLSGTNPKAKRLEFRCPDATSNPYLAFAAMLCAGIDGIKNKIDPGEPLDRNIYELSPEELAKVPSTPGSLELALEALENDHAFLTETGVFSEDFIQNWIEYKLVNEVKQLQLRPHPYEFYLYYDC; translated from the coding sequence ATGACAACCCCACAAGAAGTCTTGAAATTGATTCAAGACCAAAAAATTCAGATGATTGATCTGAAATTCATCGATACACCAGGGACATGGCAGCACCTCACCGTGTACTACAACCAAATCGATGAAAGTTCATTCACTGATGGCGTACCCTTCGACGGTTCCAGTATCCGGGGTTGGAAAGGTATCGAAGAATCGGACATGACAATGGTTCTCGATCCAAACACTGCCTGGATCGATCCATTCATGAAAGAGCCAACACTAAGTATAATTTGTAGCATTAAAGAACCACGTACAGGCGAATGGTATAACCGTTGTCCCCGCGTGATTGCCCAAAAAGCCGTAGACTACTTAGTTTCAACTGGTATTGGTGACACAGCGTTCTTAGGGCCAGAAGCTGAGTTCTTTATCTTTGATGATGCGCGTTTTGACCAAACCGCCAACGCAGGTTACTACTACGTAGACTCCGTAGAAGGTCGTTGGAATTCTGGTAAAGATGAAGGCCCCAACCTAGCTTACAAACCACGCTTTAAAGAAGGCTACTTCCCAGTTGCACCCACCGATACTTTCCAAGATATCCGTACAGAAATGCTGCTGACGATGGCAGCCTGCGGCGTACCCATTGAAAAACAACACCACGAAGTTGCCACCGGTGGTCAGTGCGAACTGGGTTTCCGCTTTGGTAAGTTAGTCGAAGCTGCTGACTGGTTGATGACTTACAAATATGTCATCAAGAACGTTGCTAAGAAATATGGCAAAACCGTCACCTTCATGCCCAAGCCATTGTTTGGTGATAACGGTTCTGGGATGCATACTCACCAGTCTATTTGGAAAGATGGTAAGCCTCTATTTGCAGGCGATAAGTATGCTGGTTTGAGTGAAACAGCGCTGTATTACATTGGTGGTATTCTCAAACACGCACCAGCGTTATTGGCAATCACTAACCCCACAACTAACTCATACAAGCGCTTAGTACCTGGTTATGAAGCACCAGTGAACTTGGCTTACTCCCAAGGGAACCGTTCGGCTTCTGTGCGCATTCCTCTGTCTGGCACTAACCCCAAAGCCAAGCGTTTAGAGTTCCGTTGTCCAGATGCTACCTCTAACCCCTATCTAGCATTTGCGGCGATGCTTTGTGCTGGTATTGATGGTATTAAGAACAAAATCGATCCCGGCGAACCTCTAGATAGAAACATCTATGAACTTTCTCCAGAAGAACTAGCTAAAGTTCCTTCCACCCCCGGTTCTCTAGAATTGGCGTTGGAAGCACTGGAAAACGATCATGCGTTCTTAACTGAAACTGGCGTATTTTCAGAAGACTTTATCCAAAATTGGATTGAGTACAAGCTAGTTAACGAAGTTAAGCAGCTACAACTACGTCCTCATCCCTACGAGTTTTATCTGTATTACGATTGCTAA
- a CDS encoding allophycocyanin beta subunit, with amino-acid sequence MRDAVTTLIKNYDVAGRYFDRNALDSLKSYFESGTARVKAAATINSNAAAIVKQAGAKLFEELPELIRPGGNAYTTRRYAACLRDMDYYLRYATYALVAGNNNVLDERVLQGLRETYNSLGVPIGPTVRGVQIMKEIVKEQVVAAGVANTAFVDEPFDHITRELSETDI; translated from the coding sequence ATGCGCGATGCAGTAACAACTTTAATTAAGAATTATGACGTAGCTGGACGGTATTTTGACCGGAATGCGCTCGACAGCCTTAAATCCTACTTTGAAAGTGGTACCGCTAGAGTCAAAGCTGCGGCAACAATAAATTCCAATGCTGCTGCAATTGTCAAGCAGGCTGGTGCTAAATTATTTGAAGAACTGCCAGAGTTGATTCGTCCTGGTGGAAATGCTTATACAACTCGCCGTTATGCAGCTTGTCTGCGGGATATGGATTACTACCTGCGCTATGCTACATACGCGTTAGTTGCTGGCAACAACAATGTATTAGATGAGCGAGTGCTACAAGGGTTGCGGGAAACATACAATTCTTTAGGAGTTCCTATTGGCCCAACAGTTCGTGGCGTGCAAATTATGAAGGAAATTGTCAAGGAACAAGTTGTAGCAGCGGGCGTAGCTAATACCGCCTTTGTTGATGAACCATTTGACCATATCACTCGTGAATTGAGCGAGACAGATATCTAG
- a CDS encoding hemolysin A produces the protein MAIDRLTLKSGTIENAHAYIVHLAKQRLDTLLVERNLCASRALAQRLIQAGEVSVNQQVIDKPGTEVDITSQIQIKERSRFVSRGGEKLVKALEIFAIPVEGRICLDGGISTGGFTDCLLQAGAKQVYGIDVGYGQVDWRLRNDSRVILRERTNLRQLQPQQLYGEAAPIPDLAVVDVSFISLTKILPALWQLTQPPREAVLLVKPQFEVGKSRVGKKGVVRDPNDHADAIFQVLQAAEALSWKYQGLTWSPITGPAGNIEYLLWLRMDSEAPSPSLEAIQHVTKSAIADLREN, from the coding sequence ATGGCGATAGATAGATTGACACTTAAATCCGGCACAATAGAAAATGCTCACGCTTATATAGTTCACTTGGCTAAACAACGACTCGATACACTCTTAGTAGAAAGAAATTTATGTGCTTCTCGCGCCTTAGCACAGCGACTCATCCAGGCGGGGGAAGTTAGCGTTAATCAACAGGTTATTGATAAACCTGGTACAGAAGTTGATATTACATCTCAAATTCAGATTAAAGAGCGATCGCGCTTTGTTTCTAGAGGTGGAGAGAAACTTGTCAAAGCTTTGGAAATCTTTGCAATTCCTGTGGAAGGGCGGATTTGTCTAGATGGTGGGATTTCTACAGGTGGCTTTACCGATTGTCTCCTACAAGCTGGAGCTAAACAAGTTTATGGTATTGATGTCGGTTATGGGCAAGTTGACTGGCGCTTGCGCAATGATTCACGGGTGATTTTGCGGGAACGTACCAACTTACGCCAACTACAACCACAGCAATTGTATGGTGAAGCCGCTCCAATTCCCGATTTAGCAGTGGTAGATGTTTCGTTTATTTCCTTAACTAAAATCTTGCCTGCGTTGTGGCAACTCACCCAACCGCCTCGCGAAGCAGTATTATTAGTCAAACCACAGTTTGAAGTTGGCAAATCCCGTGTAGGTAAAAAAGGCGTGGTGCGCGACCCAAACGACCACGCAGACGCGATTTTCCAGGTATTGCAAGCGGCTGAAGCATTAAGTTGGAAATACCAAGGTTTAACTTGGTCGCCAATTACCGGGCCTGCGGGAAATATCGAATATCTTTTATGGTTGAGAATGGATAGCGAAGCACCATCGCCTAGTTTAGAAGCAATTCAGCACGTTACTAAATCAGCGATCGCTGATTTACGAGAAAATTAA
- a CDS encoding binding-protein-dependent transport systems inner membrane component, producing the protein MNQLSSKNWMLIRHQLTPYLFLLPALIILCLTVFWPALQAFYLSFTSYEDLAQPPQWIGITNFLKLWQDAVFWQTLTNTFLYLVGVVPILVIAPLALAILVNQKLGGMNWFRAAYYTPVVISMVVAGIAWKWLYAENGLLNQLFKAVGIFPEGIPWLTSPSKILGIVPISLASVMAVTVWKGLGYYMVIYLAGLQSIPADVYEAAAIDGSDGIRKHWDITIPLMRPYLALVAVISAISATKVFEEVYIMTQGGPLNSSKTIVYYLYEQAFSNVEFSYACTIGLVLFLIILGLSVVRLVIDRQGNDNITI; encoded by the coding sequence ATGAATCAATTGTCCTCTAAAAACTGGATGTTGATTAGACACCAACTAACTCCTTATTTATTCTTGCTACCGGCCTTAATAATTTTGTGCTTAACTGTCTTTTGGCCTGCGTTGCAAGCATTTTATCTTAGTTTTACAAGCTATGAGGATCTTGCTCAACCACCACAATGGATAGGTATTACTAACTTCCTCAAGCTTTGGCAAGATGCAGTTTTTTGGCAAACTTTGACAAATACTTTTTTATATCTTGTAGGAGTAGTGCCAATTCTTGTAATTGCTCCTTTAGCTTTGGCAATTTTAGTCAATCAGAAATTAGGGGGAATGAATTGGTTTAGAGCCGCCTATTATACGCCAGTAGTCATTTCAATGGTAGTTGCAGGAATAGCTTGGAAATGGCTATATGCAGAAAATGGCTTACTAAATCAGTTGTTTAAAGCTGTGGGTATATTTCCTGAAGGAATTCCCTGGCTAACTAGCCCCAGTAAAATTTTGGGTATTGTGCCTATTTCTTTAGCAAGTGTTATGGCTGTGACTGTGTGGAAAGGCCTAGGCTATTACATGGTAATTTACTTAGCAGGATTACAATCAATTCCCGCTGATGTGTATGAAGCCGCAGCAATTGACGGTTCAGATGGTATCCGCAAACATTGGGATATTACTATACCTTTAATGAGGCCTTATTTAGCTCTAGTAGCAGTTATTTCAGCAATTTCAGCTACTAAAGTCTTTGAAGAAGTCTACATTATGACCCAAGGCGGCCCGCTTAATAGCTCAAAAACCATAGTTTACTATTTGTATGAACAAGCATTTAGTAACGTGGAATTTAGTTATGCTTGCACAATTGGGCTAGTATTATTTTTAATAATTTTGGGTCTGTCAGTTGTGCGATTAGTTATCGATCGTCAAGGCAATGATAACATCACAATTTAA
- a CDS encoding ammonium transporter, protein MGNALAQAAATPPPTADTGDTAFMLISAALVLLMTPGLAFFYGGFVRSRNVLNTLMMSFVLMAIVGVTWILWGYSLSFSPGTPFIGGLQWLGLNGVGLEVTDYLKGSNPPEVVSYAGTIPHQAFMIYQAMFAIITPALISGAIVERISFRAYALFVLLWSTFIYTPLAHMVWAKGGFLGLYGGLGALDFAGGTVVHISSGVSALVAAIVLGPRKNHPDRLSPPHNVPFILLGAGLLWFGWFGFNAGSALSVSGGTSGNIVTNIATTAFVATNTAAAAAALMWLILEAVLRGKPTAVGAATGAVAGLVGITPAAGFVTPLSAILIGFITAFVCFYAVSFKHKLQVDDALDTYPVHGVGGTVGAILTAIFATTQVNSGGKDGVLRGNLGELGVELAAIVIAYIIAAVGTWIILKIIDATVGLRVKEETEYQGLDINEHGEEGYNSEFSDRINVP, encoded by the coding sequence ATGGGCAATGCTTTAGCCCAAGCGGCCGCTACTCCTCCGCCTACTGCCGATACTGGAGATACAGCATTTATGCTGATTTCAGCAGCACTGGTTCTGCTGATGACACCAGGATTAGCATTTTTCTATGGTGGGTTTGTGCGATCGCGCAACGTCCTAAACACATTGATGATGAGCTTTGTGTTGATGGCGATTGTAGGAGTTACCTGGATTCTTTGGGGTTATAGCCTTTCCTTTTCACCAGGAACGCCTTTCATCGGTGGCTTGCAGTGGTTAGGGTTGAATGGTGTGGGTTTGGAGGTGACTGATTATCTTAAAGGCTCTAACCCACCTGAGGTTGTTTCCTATGCTGGGACGATTCCTCACCAAGCATTCATGATCTATCAAGCCATGTTTGCGATTATCACCCCAGCATTAATATCCGGAGCAATAGTTGAACGGATTAGTTTTCGAGCCTATGCTCTTTTTGTTTTGCTGTGGTCAACATTTATTTATACACCTCTAGCTCACATGGTATGGGCAAAAGGCGGATTTTTGGGCTTGTATGGTGGTTTGGGTGCCCTTGACTTTGCTGGTGGTACAGTAGTTCACATCAGTTCTGGTGTTTCTGCCCTCGTAGCAGCGATTGTTCTTGGCCCTCGCAAAAACCATCCCGATCGTCTCAGTCCGCCACACAATGTTCCTTTCATTTTGCTAGGTGCTGGCTTACTCTGGTTTGGCTGGTTTGGCTTCAATGCTGGAAGTGCCTTATCTGTTTCTGGTGGTACTTCCGGGAACATCGTCACAAATATTGCCACCACAGCCTTTGTAGCCACTAATACAGCAGCAGCAGCAGCAGCTTTGATGTGGCTCATTTTGGAAGCAGTTTTACGCGGTAAACCAACAGCCGTAGGTGCAGCTACAGGAGCCGTGGCTGGCTTAGTAGGAATTACCCCAGCTGCTGGGTTTGTCACCCCCCTATCAGCAATTTTGATTGGCTTCATCACCGCTTTTGTTTGCTTCTATGCGGTGAGTTTCAAGCACAAGCTACAAGTTGACGATGCTTTAGATACTTACCCCGTACATGGCGTTGGTGGTACGGTGGGCGCTATTCTAACGGCAATCTTTGCTACTACACAAGTCAACTCAGGCGGTAAAGATGGCGTGTTGCGGGGTAATTTGGGCGAACTAGGGGTCGAGCTAGCCGCCATTGTGATTGCCTATATCATTGCAGCCGTTGGTACTTGGATCATTCTCAAGATTATTGATGCTACAGTCGGTCTGCGCGTCAAGGAAGAAACTGAATACCAAGGTCTGGATATTAACGAACACGGGGAAGAAGGTTATAACTCCGAGTTTAGCGATCGCATTAACGTTCCTTAG
- a CDS encoding ammonium transporter, producing the protein MFRFMHKQKLRTKNRRRSVKAYSKTPQSKSKIQLLSVAIKRLSPNWQASLALATLIVFGWGYAAFAQAPAAGPTTAELKVAIDTLWVAIAAFLVFFMNAGFCMLETGFCRQKNAVNVLAKNLIVFALSTLAFWAIGFAFMFGDGNDFIGLNGFFLGGADNSPATGDAYKGIFSALNWTGVPLAAKFLFQLVFAGTAATIVSGAVAERIKFIDFLIFSLLLVGIAYPITGHWIWGAGWLADMGFWDFAGSTVVHSVGGWAALMGAAFLGPRIGKYQDKQVVALPGHNMSIATLGCLILWLGWFGFNPGSVMAADPNAIAHIALTTNMAGAVGGIAATIAAWLYLGKPDLSMIINGILAGLVGVTASCAYINIGSSVIIGLVAGILVVFSVPFFDKLGIDDPVGATSVHLVCGVWGTLAVGLFAVGPGGYPWLVDLAGKPIGPHGLFFGGGFGTLIPQIVGILSVGGITVLLSSIFWLVLKATLGIRVSSQEELEGLDIGEHGMEAYSGFITETSSDGFSQGYSSGDIPQARDLPNTL; encoded by the coding sequence ATGTTCAGATTCATGCACAAACAGAAATTAAGAACAAAAAATAGGCGTAGGTCTGTAAAGGCTTACTCTAAAACTCCGCAATCTAAATCAAAAATTCAGCTACTCAGTGTAGCAATTAAACGACTATCTCCGAATTGGCAAGCCTCTTTAGCTTTAGCAACTCTGATTGTCTTCGGATGGGGCTATGCAGCATTTGCCCAAGCTCCAGCCGCCGGGCCAACAACAGCGGAACTCAAAGTTGCTATTGATACCTTATGGGTAGCGATCGCCGCCTTTTTAGTATTTTTCATGAACGCTGGTTTTTGTATGTTAGAAACCGGCTTCTGTCGTCAAAAAAATGCTGTTAACGTTCTAGCCAAAAACTTAATTGTATTTGCCCTATCTACATTAGCTTTCTGGGCAATTGGTTTTGCATTCATGTTTGGCGATGGTAATGATTTCATTGGACTTAATGGCTTCTTCCTCGGAGGAGCAGATAACAGTCCCGCTACTGGAGATGCCTACAAAGGTATTTTTAGCGCTCTCAATTGGACAGGAGTGCCATTAGCAGCTAAGTTCTTATTTCAATTAGTTTTTGCAGGAACAGCCGCCACAATTGTTTCTGGTGCAGTTGCAGAACGAATTAAGTTTATTGACTTCTTAATTTTCAGTCTCTTACTCGTAGGTATTGCCTACCCAATTACCGGACACTGGATTTGGGGTGCTGGCTGGCTGGCTGATATGGGTTTTTGGGATTTTGCTGGTTCTACGGTAGTTCACTCAGTTGGCGGCTGGGCAGCTTTGATGGGAGCAGCATTTCTCGGGCCACGCATCGGTAAATATCAGGATAAGCAAGTTGTAGCTTTACCCGGCCACAACATGAGTATTGCTACCTTAGGTTGTTTAATTCTGTGGTTGGGTTGGTTTGGTTTCAACCCCGGTTCAGTCATGGCTGCTGACCCAAATGCGATCGCTCATATTGCTTTAACAACCAACATGGCAGGAGCAGTTGGTGGGATTGCGGCGACAATTGCAGCTTGGCTGTACTTGGGCAAACCAGACCTATCGATGATTATCAACGGTATTTTGGCTGGCTTGGTTGGCGTGACTGCGTCTTGTGCTTACATCAACATTGGTAGTTCTGTAATCATTGGCTTAGTTGCCGGAATACTGGTAGTTTTCTCTGTCCCTTTCTTTGACAAACTCGGTATCGATGACCCAGTAGGAGCAACATCGGTTCACCTAGTTTGTGGTGTCTGGGGAACTCTAGCCGTTGGTTTGTTCGCTGTTGGGCCTGGTGGCTATCCTTGGCTGGTTGACTTAGCAGGTAAACCAATAGGGCCACATGGCTTATTCTTCGGTGGTGGCTTCGGAACCCTAATTCCTCAAATAGTTGGCATTCTCTCTGTAGGTGGTATCACTGTACTTCTGAGCAGTATTTTTTGGCTGGTACTGAAAGCTACTTTAGGTATCAGAGTCTCTAGCCAAGAAGAATTAGAAGGTTTGGATATTGGCGAACACGGTATGGAAGCCTACAGCGGATTTATCACAGAAACTAGTTCAGATGGATTTTCTCAAGGTTATAGTTCTGGAGACATTCCACAAGCTCGTGATTTACCAAATACCCTTTAA
- a CDS encoding phosphoribosylaminoimidazole carboxylase catalytic subunit: MAPLVGIIMGSDSDLPTMKDAIAVCDEFGIEHEVAIVSAHRTPERMVQYAQQAHQRGIKVIIAGAGGAAHLPGMVASLTPLPVIGVPVATRNLQGVDSLYSIVQMPGGIPVATVAIGNAKNAGLLAVQILATHQPELLEKVQQYRKSLSESVMAKQAKLEQLGYEEYLKLEL, encoded by the coding sequence ATGGCTCCCCTTGTCGGTATTATTATGGGCAGCGATTCTGACTTGCCCACGATGAAAGATGCGATCGCAGTTTGTGACGAGTTTGGTATTGAACACGAAGTGGCGATCGTTTCTGCTCATCGTACTCCAGAACGCATGGTGCAATATGCCCAACAAGCACACCAACGTGGCATTAAGGTAATTATCGCTGGTGCTGGTGGTGCTGCTCATCTTCCGGGAATGGTAGCTTCTTTAACCCCACTTCCTGTAATCGGTGTGCCTGTAGCTACCCGTAACTTACAAGGCGTAGATTCCTTGTATTCAATTGTACAAATGCCTGGTGGTATCCCTGTAGCAACTGTGGCTATAGGTAATGCTAAAAATGCTGGTCTGTTAGCGGTACAAATCCTGGCTACTCACCAACCAGAATTACTAGAGAAAGTACAACAATACCGTAAAAGTTTATCTGAATCAGTAATGGCAAAGCAAGCAAAACTTGAACAATTGGGCTACGAAGAATATTTAAAACTTGAATTATAA
- a CDS encoding N-acetyl-glucosamine-6-phosphate deacetylase: MTKATPSATATNVDIINARIPGYKGLQMLLINQQGTIEQILPMGTVFKRVPDPDLQVLDVAGDWISLGGVDLQINGALGLAFPELQADNSHLLPKISQFLWDVGVDGFLPTLVTTSIENIQRSLAAIADFIQSQKAGAQILGVHLEGPFLNAQKRGAHPAEYLLPLTIERVKQVLGDYAQIVKVITIAPELDPTDEVIPYLRSLGITVSLGHSQATANQAQRAFELGATMVTHAFNAMPPLHHREPGLLGAAITHPRVMCGFIADGQHVAPTMLQILLRASEGLFLVSDALAPLGLPDGVYPWDSRQIEVKNGTARLLDGTLSGTTLPLLVGVQNLVKWGICDVERAIALATDAPRKAIALPGISPNQPANLLRWHWDEVTKELTWQRLFS; the protein is encoded by the coding sequence ATGACTAAAGCAACACCAAGCGCCACAGCCACAAATGTAGATATTATTAATGCCCGCATCCCAGGTTACAAAGGCTTGCAGATGCTCTTAATTAATCAACAGGGTACGATCGAGCAAATTCTGCCAATGGGTACTGTGTTCAAGCGAGTTCCTGACCCAGACTTACAAGTGTTGGATGTTGCAGGTGATTGGATTTCCTTGGGTGGTGTTGATTTACAGATTAATGGTGCGTTAGGTTTAGCATTTCCCGAATTGCAAGCAGATAACTCTCATTTATTGCCTAAAATCTCCCAATTTTTATGGGATGTGGGGGTAGATGGATTTTTACCCACCTTAGTGACAACTTCAATAGAAAATATACAGCGATCGCTAGCTGCGATCGCTGATTTTATTCAAAGTCAAAAAGCAGGTGCCCAAATTCTCGGCGTACATCTAGAAGGGCCATTTTTAAATGCTCAAAAACGCGGCGCACATCCAGCAGAATACCTCTTACCCTTAACTATTGAGCGAGTTAAGCAGGTTTTGGGTGATTATGCCCAGATTGTGAAAGTCATCACCATAGCACCAGAGTTAGATCCTACTGATGAAGTCATCCCTTATTTGCGTTCTTTAGGCATCACAGTCAGTTTAGGGCATTCTCAAGCCACGGCGAACCAAGCACAGCGTGCCTTTGAACTGGGTGCCACAATGGTAACGCACGCCTTTAATGCTATGCCACCACTGCATCACCGCGAACCAGGGTTATTAGGCGCAGCAATTACTCATCCGCGTGTAATGTGTGGTTTTATTGCTGATGGACAGCACGTTGCACCGACAATGCTGCAAATTCTGCTGCGTGCTAGCGAAGGACTGTTTCTCGTCAGCGATGCGCTGGCACCTCTAGGACTACCTGATGGTGTGTATCCTTGGGATAGTCGGCAAATAGAAGTGAAAAACGGCACAGCGCGGCTACTTGATGGCACTTTATCTGGGACGACCTTACCTTTATTGGTTGGCGTGCAGAATTTAGTGAAGTGGGGAATTTGTGATGTAGAAAGAGCGATCGCTTTAGCTACTGATGCACCCAGAAAAGCGATCGCATTACCAGGGATATCTCCCAATCAACCCGCTAATTTATTACGCTGGCATTGGGATGAAGTTACAAAAGAACTAACTTGGCAACGATTATTTAGTTAA